The DNA sequence CCAGAAGGGCTGACCCTCATCCGGGACACCCCGGACCTGTCCTTGAACACCTTGAAGCAACAAGAGGTGGTCATCACCGGGTGCAAACTGGGCATCAGTGACACCGGGACGATCGTGCTGGACTCGGCAGTCAGGCAGGGAAGGCGCATCATCAGCCTGATTCCCGACCACCACATTTGCATCGTCTTCAGGGATCAGGTGGTGCAGGGGGTGTTTGAGGCCACCACAACCCTGGAGCCGAGCGTTCAGGCCGGGTTGCCCCTCACCTGGATCAGTGGTCCGAGTGCCACCAGTGACATTGAACTGGTCCGCGTGGAGGGGGTACATGGACCCAGAACCCTGGATGTCCTTGTGGTGGGTTGACCCACCTGCACGCTCCCCTTGAAGCGCCTGGTTTGCCAGGCGTGTTTTTTTGAGGCCCTGCCCAACGCAGGGCTGCGCTGACCATCAAAAACCCCCTGCCTTCGCTGGCAGGGGGTTTCATCGGTGGTGTTCATTCGGGCAGTTGCACTGGGCTGACCCCCCGGAAGGGCACTTGCCCGGTCAGGGCCAGGACCACCGCTTGCTGGACAGGCAGCACCGGGCTGTAGGCGTTCACGTACGTCTGGCATTCCGGAACTTCAAAGAGGTGGTACGGGTTCCCAAACGACACCACCACCGTGGGCAGGGTGTGCCAGTGGCGTTCCATGGCCCGCAGGCGGTTGCCGTGCAGGGCCGCCCAGGGGATGCGCAGGGTGTCTTTGAGCATCGCCCCTTCGTCGGCCAGCAGGTAAATGAGCACATCGAAGTCTTCGCGTGAGACGCGGGTGTTCACGTCGTACACGGTCACCTCAAAGCCTGCCTGTTGCAGCAGTCCTTGCACCTCCAGGGGCTTGAGGGGAGAAAGCAGGGAGTCTTTGCGTTCTGGGTCCTGGATGACCAGCACCCGCCGGTGGGTTTGGGGTTGGAGGGGCAGCAGGCCCTGCAGATCCCGCACCAGGGTCACGGAACCTTCAGCGATCTCCCTGGCCCATCCCTGGTGCTGTTCGGTGTGGTACAGGGATTGCATCTGGTCCTCTCCGGGAAGGTCCCGTGACAGGTGCAACCCCAGGTGGGCTTTGAGGGCCAGGATGCGCAAGACCGCCTCATCCACCCGCCGCATGCTGAGCCTGCCGTCTTCCACGGCGTCACGCAAGTACCCCAGTTCGGTTTTCACGTCCCCCGGGAAGAGCAACAAATCGCAGCCGTTTTCAATGCACTGTGGCACGGTGATGCGCCGTTCACCGTGGGAGGTGAAGCCCGCCATCATCGAAGCGTCCGAAGTGATCACCCCATTGAAGCCCAGTTCTTCCCGCAGCAAATCCACATTCAGTGCTTTTGAGAGGGTGGCGGGCAGGAAGTGCCCGGCGGCGCTCCTTTCCCCTGCCCTCCCCTGCTGGTAAGCCGGAAAGGAGATGTGCCCACCCATCACCGTGAGCACCCCGAGGTCCACCATGCTGCGGTACAGGTTCCCGAAACTGCTGTTCCAGGCATCAAGGCTCAGGCTGTTCACCGAGGTGACGAGGTGCTGGTCCCGGTCGTCCACCCCATCTCCTGGCCAGTGTTTGGCGCAGGCCGCCATGCCTTCTTCTTGCATGGCCTGGATGTACGCCTGACCGAACCCGGTGACCTTCTGTGGGTCCTCCCCGAAGGCGCGGGAATTGACGATGGCACTCTGAAAATTCAAGTTGAGGTCCAGCACCGGGGTGAACGACCAGTTGAATCCACAGTACCGTCCTTCTCGCGCCGCAAGGCGGGCGGTCTGTTCCGCACTGCGCACCTGTCCAGTGGCAGCCACACCCATCAGGTTCGGCAGGGCTGTGCCCCACTCCCCGCCGATGGTGCCGAGTTCACTGAACTCCAGGTCTCCGGCAACCAACGCTGGAATTTTGCTGTTTTGCTGCATGGTGGTGGTGAGCAGCCGCAACAGTTCTGGAGGCAAACCGGTCATGAGGAACACGTTGTTGATTTCCAGTTCCAGCCATTCGTGCAGCACCTGCGGGCTGGGGGGCACCACCAGTGGCATCAGGAGCTGGGCCAGTTTGGTGGAGGTTTTCATCTGGGAGAAGGTGTCTTGCACCCATTGCAGGGCGGCATCGTCCAGGAAGAACGGTTTGAGGGTCAGGTGCTTCAAATCAGCAAGGGTCTGGGTGTTCATGTTTTCCTTTCCAGTGTCCATTGGGTGGGTCATGGGTTGTGCTGGTCCAGCCACTGCTGGATCCGCTCACGGAGCGGTTGCTGGTTGGGCACCGGAGGCACCGCTTGCTCCAGGGTGAAATTGAGGATCCCTGCCGTGCCCGAATCAAAGTGCCTCACGGCGTCCTCTGAGTGGCTGCCGAGCACCCGCAAAAACCCCCGGTACGATTCACGCTGGTCGAGCAGGTCCCGCACCCGGGTGTGCCAGGTGAGGCGGGGGGGCTGGGTTTGCGGGAGGGCCAGCTGAAAGTGGTGGGTGCCGCTTCCCACCATGATGGCATCCCTTGCAGGCAAATGCACCGTGCCGGTGGTGTTCGGGGGCAGGATCACCGTGCATTCCAACGTGCCTCCCTCCACCTTCCATCGGGATTCTACCCGGCCGTAAGGGGAGTCGAAGGTGGCGGCAGCAGAAGTGAACTTTCCTTGCACCTGAGGTTGGAACCTGATTTCTCGGTAGCCGGGCCCTGCAGGGGCCAACCCTGCCACACAGCGGTGCAAGAAATCCGCCACCGCACCGAGGGCGTAATGGTTGAACGAAGTCATTTCTCCAGGGTTGATGGTTCCGTCCGGCAGCATGCTGTCCCAGCGTTCCCACACCGTGGTGGCCCCCATCGTCACCGGGTATAGCCACGAAGGGCACTCCGTCTGGGTTAAGAGCAGGTGGGCAGTCTCCACTTCACCGACGCTGCACAACGCGTCACAGATGATTGGGGTGCCCACAAACCCGGTGCTGATGTGGTGCTTGCTGACCCGCACCAGGTCCGCGAGCCGCCTCCCAGCCAGCTGCCGCTGTTGCCCATCGTTGATCAGCTGGAACTCCAGGGCCAGGCTGTATGCGGTGGTGGCGTCCCCCAGCACCCGACCCGAAGGGGTGACGTACTCCCGCTGGAAGGCGTCTCTCACCTGCTGGGCCAGCTGGCTGTATTTCACCTGGTCGGTGTCCCGTCCGAGCACCCGTGCGGCGTCCGCCACAATCTGGGCACTGCGGGCAAAATACGCCGTGGCCACCACGGCAGCCGGGGTCTTGGCGTTCTCTGGACGCTCCGGCGGGGCGTCCGGGTCCAGCCAGTCCCCATACTGGAAGCCCATGTCCCACAGTTTGCGCTCCCCGGTGAGCGCAACCAG is a window from the Deinococcus roseus genome containing:
- a CDS encoding glycoside hydrolase family 3 protein, which translates into the protein MNTQTLADLKHLTLKPFFLDDAALQWVQDTFSQMKTSTKLAQLLMPLVVPPSPQVLHEWLELEINNVFLMTGLPPELLRLLTTTMQQNSKIPALVAGDLEFSELGTIGGEWGTALPNLMGVAATGQVRSAEQTARLAAREGRYCGFNWSFTPVLDLNLNFQSAIVNSRAFGEDPQKVTGFGQAYIQAMQEEGMAACAKHWPGDGVDDRDQHLVTSVNSLSLDAWNSSFGNLYRSMVDLGVLTVMGGHISFPAYQQGRAGERSAAGHFLPATLSKALNVDLLREELGFNGVITSDASMMAGFTSHGERRITVPQCIENGCDLLLFPGDVKTELGYLRDAVEDGRLSMRRVDEAVLRILALKAHLGLHLSRDLPGEDQMQSLYHTEQHQGWAREIAEGSVTLVRDLQGLLPLQPQTHRRVLVIQDPERKDSLLSPLKPLEVQGLLQQAGFEVTVYDVNTRVSREDFDVLIYLLADEGAMLKDTLRIPWAALHGNRLRAMERHWHTLPTVVVSFGNPYHLFEVPECQTYVNAYSPVLPVQQAVVLALTGQVPFRGVSPVQLPE
- a CDS encoding LutC/YkgG family protein, with product MKEQILKAVRAKKRAAVTPLPAYPERPRRTDEEVLARFLEHVEDYKARVERTQDLALLPALIQRFLQGQTRVVIPADLPVEWLPEGLTLIRDTPDLSLNTLKQQEVVITGCKLGISDTGTIVLDSAVRQGRRIISLIPDHHICIVFRDQVVQGVFEATTTLEPSVQAGLPLTWISGPSATSDIELVRVEGVHGPRTLDVLVVG